ACATTAACCAATTCTAACTCAGTCAATCTTATAGTTACAAATTTAGTGGTGGGAGACTACACATTTCGCCTAACTGTAATCGACGACGAGAACGATACGGTTTTTGATGAAGTGAATGTTACTGTGCAGCCAGAGCCAACCGAGAGTGATTTCTTTCTTCGTATCAATGCGGGTGGTCTAGAAACTACCTATAATGGTAATGAGTTTATCGCAGACCAGCATTTCGATACGGGTTCAACTCTTAATAGACCACAAACAGGTTTGCCTGAACCATATCGGAGTTTTAGGTTTAGCAGGTCTCAGCTTATGGGCTACGATATTCCATTGCCTGACGGGGCATATACAGTAAGGTTACATTTTGCCGAACTGTGGTTTGGTGCGACCGGAGGAGGGTCTGGCGGAACGGGCAGCCGTGTTTTTGATGTACGTTTGGAGAATGAATTGGTAGAGGATAATTTGGATGTTTTTGCATCGGTGGGAGCGGATGCCCTATTGGTTCGCACGCACTCGATTTTCGTTACGGATGGCGTCCTTAATATCGACTTTTCGGCATTGGAATCCGATGGGGGTTCTAGACATCCTATTATCAATGCCATTGAGATTGTAGGGGAAGAAGGGAGCCAGCCTTCGTTAGAGCCTATTGCTAATGCAGGGCAAGATCAGAGCATAGTTCTGCCTACGGATGAAGTGGTGTTGAACGGTTCTGGTAGTGATCCGGACGGTGGTGCGGTTTCATACCAATGGGCACAGGTTAGTGGGCCAAATGCCGCTACCTTATCTTCGGTTATGAATTCGGAACTTAATGCTAGTAATCTAATAGAAGGCTCCTATGTTTTTCGGCTAACGATAATCGATGATGAAAATCAAGCTAATTCAGATGAGGTTGGAGTAACGGTTGGTCCAGAGGTAGTTGGTCTGAGCGACCATATTTGGCTTGAAGCAGAATGCGCAGATGTGGGAGCTAATTGGTTGATTAGAACGGATGGTTCTGTTTCCGGCGGGAAATATTTGGAAGCACCTTCTGGCAATCACTTTTATAATGCACCTACCGATGAAGATTCAAGTATACGTTTTGACCTTTCCGTTGAGGAAGGAACTTATAATTTATATGCTCTTGTGGATACACCTACAGGAGATAATGATAGTTTTTGGGTTCGAGCGAATAACGGACCTTGGTTAAAATGGAATTATATTTTAGGAGGCAACGGTTTTAATTGGAGACAGTTGCACGATAAGGAACGCAGATCTGTTTTTGTGACCTTAGATTTGAATGAAGGAAACAATACCATAGTTTTTGCCCATAGGGAACAAGGTGCTAAACTTGATAAAATATACGTTACCAAAAACGGGGAACTACCAACTGGTTTTGGAGAGACGGATTTTAATTGCTCGCTTAGCGGTAAAAATTCAACTACCCAAACAGAAGTTGTTGATTTATATAGAAATCTGGAATCTGGAATTGCTTCGGATTTGTTAGTGGAGCAGAGCCTAAGTGTGGTTAGTTTATATCCCAACCCAGCACATACTGAAGTATATATTTCGCTTCAAGAAGAACAAAAAGAAGCAGAATATATTGCTATTTATACCATGGATGGAACATTGGTTAAAATGGAAAAAGCCAATGCTATCCAAGTTGAACAGAAACTTTACAAACTAGATGTAAGTATTTTAAAACCAGAAATGTATGTTGTTCGCGTAGTGACTAGTGATGGGGAATCAACAATCCATAAAGTGCTTATTTCAAATTAAGTACTATTGAGGAGCATTCAATAGTTTGTGTCTTTTTATGGGTTAAAAAAAGGTGAGGGTTTAGATTTAATCCATAACGAATTTTACCCCTGCCGTAATGATAGATGAGCTAAATGTAGTGTCCCTGTCGTACTGATAAAACTTCAGGTGAATACTTTTTAGTCCAAATTTAGAAATATGCAGTTTTGTAAAGATATCGGTATACGAGATTCCCAAGCCATATTGATTTGCTGAATATTCGGATAGGTCATAGTCCGATGTGTAATATTTCTCAGTAGAAACGTGGGTTTCGTAAGGAGCAAAGTAATCGGCTTCGGTTTGGTTATAGAAGCGATAAGAAGGATATAAGGTGAATTTATCTCCCAGTTTAACGGATACCTCAAGGTTTGCCGTATGCGAGTTGATGCCCCAATCATCAAAATAATAGCGGTAATAGGTTCTTAAAGCTATAATTTCGTTGAGGTACCAGTTCAGGCGTCCGCCTAAAGCGAACTTCAATCTTCCGTCAGGCAAACGTTCTATGTCATCGGCCAATTGAAAATTTTCTATAAAGGAATCGTCTACATCGGAAAAATAGACACGTTGAAATGGCGTAGAAAGTAAGCCTTGTTGATTGATGATATCAAATGATATTAACCCTTGTACATTTTTGTGTAGAATCTGGGAGAGACCTAGCCCTAATGAATAAGAATTTCTGTTGGTTTGGTCCAGTTCGGAGAAATTTGGATTGTAATTGGTGTTTCCGGTAATTTCCTCAGGTCTAAAAAATCCTATTCCATTTTCTCCAAAAGGACGGAGTTCAAAAGGGTAGATAGTGGTCCACTTGTCCAAATACACATTGGCGTTAATGCTGGCCTCCGTATTCTTTTCATTGAAGAGTTTAGTGTAGCTGCCTCCAAAACCCAGAGAAAAATAATCGTACTCTGAGGAAACGGAGAATTTGGCCGACCAAATATCATTTCTATCATCGGAGCTATGGCTATAGTTGCCTGTTAAATTCACCCAAGTATCAGATTGAGAAGCTCCTGAACTGGCAACAAATGGGTCGGCATTACTTCTTTTGTCAAAAGGATCTACATTGCTAGACGAGGCGGAGGTGTAAGCGGAAACCCCGGCGTCTATGGTAAGTACATCATCATCGTTTAGCGGAATGGAAACAATAATTGTTCCGGTAGCATCCGTTAGTTCTTCGGTTCCTCTTCCGCCACTTACTGCGGCATTATCCCCGTCTTGAGAGTAATAGCTCCATAAGAAATCCACCTCCGTAGTTTCAAGAACACGTTTTTTATAGGTCTGTTCCGTGTCCTGGGCCCAAACCTGTTGTAGAGCCAGCATCAGGAGAAAAAGAAATATGTTTTTTAGTAGAGTCATAATCATCTCATAGCTTAGTTGCAGCCGCAGCCACCACCTGTTTTTCCTCCGTTGGCACCAACAGCTGCTTCTCTATATGAATGTGCAACAGTAACATTTCGGTCACATTTTTTATCCGATAGGAGCATATCAGGGTCATTCAGGTTTACCTTTTCGTACTCTTTGACCACAACACAGCTGTGAAGGGAAAGTGTCAAACCTAGGATTAGTAGAAAAGTTCTCATCTTAGTTTTCTATTTCAACGTTTTTCGATGTGAAAATATTTCCTTTATCATCGATAATGATACATCCTATTTTGGGCATTTGATTTATTCTATTGAGCCCTACTTCTTTACCCATTACAAAGACCGAAGTAGCCAAGGCATCTGCCAACTCTGCTTTAGGAGCAAAAACGGTAACGCTAATAATCCCTGAGGAAGGATATCCGGTTCTAGGGTCAATTATATGTGAATAGCGTTTACCTTTAAAATTCACGAACTTCTCATAGTTACCGGAAGTGACTACCGCTCCCTGTGCAATGGGGAGCAATGCAAAGGTTTTGTTTTTGTTCATAGGGTTGGTTATGGCAACTTTCCACGGTTCACCGTTGGGTTGTTTCCCCCATGTATTCATGTCCCCAGAAGCATTGATAATCCCTGCGGGAACTCTTTTTTCGATTAAAAATTTCTTGGCCATATCTGCGGCATATCCTTTACCGATGCCACCAAACCCTATTTTCATGTCTTTTTTTTTCAGAAAAACGCTACTGTCCTGTGGGTTAAGTAGAATGTTCTGAAAACCGACTTTAGTCACTGAAGATGCTATAGAGCTTCTATTTGGCATTTGGGTCATACTACCGTCAAACACCCATATGTTATCCATAGAGGCATAGCTAATGTCAAAGGCTCCATCAGTGAGTTTTGATAGACCGATTGCCCGTTCAATGAGTTGATACAGTTCTGGGGAAACCGGGACGGGTTGTATTCCGGCATTTCTATTAATTTTTGAAGTTTCAGAGTCAGGTTTCCATGAAGAGATTAGGTTCTCTATCCTAGAAATTTCGTCAACTGCTAAACTTATATTTTTGTTTCCATCTACAGAATCTTTGGCAACTACGGTAATATCAAACCGGCTGCCCATTAACTTTAAAGTTTTGGTATACGCTTGTTGGGCGTTTATTGATGCCGAAAGACAAAACAGTAATATAAATAGGGACTTCTTCACATTCAGTAATACATTAGAAATAAGGAGTGTTGTGTTTTAAAACAAAGATACAGCAGAAATGGTTTGGAATATGAGAATTGCCGATAAGGTATAGTACGCTCCAGTATCGGTTAAATAGAGGTATGTTTTTATTAAAAACCTCAAACAAAAGTATTTTGGTTGCACAAATTTGCACAATTAAAATATGTGATATTGATGAATTAATCTGTATTATTG
This genomic interval from Zobellia roscoffensis contains the following:
- a CDS encoding DUF3570 domain-containing protein, translated to MTLLKNIFLFLLMLALQQVWAQDTEQTYKKRVLETTEVDFLWSYYSQDGDNAAVSGGRGTEELTDATGTIIVSIPLNDDDVLTIDAGVSAYTSASSSNVDPFDKRSNADPFVASSGASQSDTWVNLTGNYSHSSDDRNDIWSAKFSVSSEYDYFSLGFGGSYTKLFNEKNTEASINANVYLDKWTTIYPFELRPFGENGIGFFRPEEITGNTNYNPNFSELDQTNRNSYSLGLGLSQILHKNVQGLISFDIINQQGLLSTPFQRVYFSDVDDSFIENFQLADDIERLPDGRLKFALGGRLNWYLNEIIALRTYYRYYFDDWGINSHTANLEVSVKLGDKFTLYPSYRFYNQTEADYFAPYETHVSTEKYYTSDYDLSEYSANQYGLGISYTDIFTKLHISKFGLKSIHLKFYQYDRDTTFSSSIITAGVKFVMD
- a CDS encoding DUF4266 domain-containing protein, whose translation is MRTFLLILGLTLSLHSCVVVKEYEKVNLNDPDMLLSDKKCDRNVTVAHSYREAAVGANGGKTGGGCGCN
- a CDS encoding FAD:protein FMN transferase, producing MKKSLFILLFCLSASINAQQAYTKTLKLMGSRFDITVVAKDSVDGNKNISLAVDEISRIENLISSWKPDSETSKINRNAGIQPVPVSPELYQLIERAIGLSKLTDGAFDISYASMDNIWVFDGSMTQMPNRSSIASSVTKVGFQNILLNPQDSSVFLKKKDMKIGFGGIGKGYAADMAKKFLIEKRVPAGIINASGDMNTWGKQPNGEPWKVAITNPMNKNKTFALLPIAQGAVVTSGNYEKFVNFKGKRYSHIIDPRTGYPSSGIISVTVFAPKAELADALATSVFVMGKEVGLNRINQMPKIGCIIIDDKGNIFTSKNVEIEN